Below is a window of Quercus robur chromosome 6, dhQueRobu3.1, whole genome shotgun sequence DNA.
tcgatctcTCCCTTTCCCACTCCCaatctctcagtctctctcttcCCTTGTCGATCTCTTactttctccctctcttcccCAAATTTCTCAGTTTAATCAAGTTAGGGTATCAGTGATCAGTGGCCAAGGGAACGACATTGTTCCTTGAGcctttattagtttttttttttaaattaaaaaataaatccaaaattaataaaacggCAGCACTTCACAAAATACTAACATATGACTGAAttgataaaacttaaaatttaacggaatgaaattaaaaaaaaaaggggttatGCGTAACAGATTTTATCTGAACATATTTATCATCCCTGCCCCACAGCCCCAGTACTCTCCACCACtaaatagtaatatatatagGGCTAGCACCAGTCCTACTACTTCTTTCATAgcttcttattaaaaaaataaaaacccagcTGAGGCCGAACCATCTCTCTCGCTTGTCAATTGTCACCAACCAGTAACACAaactcatttctttctttctatttataTTTCCTCAAAGAAGGCCCAAAGTCTTCAGGTAAGTTTGATTAGTTACTTCCATGCAtgcacttttctttctttctttatttcttttgatagATGATAGAACCAATCCTCCAGGACTAGGATGCGTCTTCATCTTTAACCAACTTTCTCTCGTTCTTTTCTCTTTGGGTTAAACACTGACTTTTCTAGCGTGCCCCCCACATGTTCGTCATAATGTCTATGTGATTttgcttttcaatttttatgtttcTCTGTTCTTGATGTTTTAATCAGTATTATAATATCCAATCTATTCATGAAGTAAATAATTTAATTGCCCCCATTTGGATTTGGAATATAGAAACATTTTATGCCCAGATGCATTGTCTTGAATGAGGCCATCCTAGCTAGAAATGGCAGCAATTGCCTCATCTAATTCTAAATGCTTGAGATTGTTGTGACTATTTTATGAAATAACAAGACAAACCCAAGTCGTTACTCTTTGGTGGTAGGTACATTTTTATCAGTAGACACATTTAAGATAATGGACTCAAAACTCTCAAGTCATGAATCTCAATGAATTCATTCAATTTCTAGCGGACATGACAAGTAAACCACCCTTAAATATTCAATCTAGTTAATTGTACACAAACCTATTTGATGTGTTTTGTGGCATATTTAATGCTATAGAGACttctttttttacaacaaatttcacaattgcTCTCTACCACTCACAGTCAACCACTTGAGGAATTATGTTGTGAAAAAAGTTGTTTGTAGCagtattattattactatttttggtGCTTAAGGTCTTTATTGAatagttttcatattttgacaagGTAATGCCCAAGGTATTTTCTTTATAATCACAGAATATATCCTCTCAAATGCATATTTAGACTTAGTTCTTTGCCAAATGCAGTTGAGGATTAATTTCCACTCAAGAAGCATTTTGGGTTAATTTATCTTATAGAATCATTTCATCCCATTTTCTTTACCATGAAGTTACTTTTATGATGACATGCTTTTTattgcatataattttttttttatttttattgcagtgtatttcattctctctctcttaggcCACGTTTTGTGTGATTTAGAAAAGTAGTCTACAGATATGTCAGAAACCATTCCATATTTCCACATGAATTAAGCATTTTTTAACATAGGAATACTTTTTTGATTTATGGCATCAAATGTCTCCCTGCAGATGGTAAGGAATTCTGCAGCAAAACCCAGCTCCCAGTTTGTGCATTATATGTGTTGTAGATGAAGCTGATATCATCATCACCTACACAACTATACCCCTTGATCAGTTGTGCTTATTAGAGAGAGTTTTGCTTGAACCTGCTCAGCAGCAGCCTTTTTGAGGAATAATTTTACTTTATCCTCAAATAGAGAAAAGTGAGACTGATGGTATTATATTATGTAATCTCAGGCCAATTTTTACCCCTTTTCGTGGTGTAGGCTTTAAAGCTAGTGATTGctacaaatttgaaaaatgtcaTTGTCGCTGCCCTTCACATCCCAAGGGGATTGGCCAATCTCTTTTCTCAGTTCCAGTTTCCTCCCTAGGAATCCTTCTTGGTTACGTTGTAACATtaaccaaaattaccaaaacagTAAGAAATCCAGAAATCTATCTATTTCTATCTCATGTTCATCTATCAAAATTGTCCGGAGCCCTTCACTAGACAGGAATGTTGTGAAGCAAAACAAGATTCGGTTTGTTCAAAAGCTGAAAACACTGCTCCtttctaaaccaaaacacttttTGCCACTCCACGTTCTTTCAAAATGTCGATCCTACCTTTCCCTTTCAAAGCCTCGCTCAATCCTATCCATGATCCATCgttatcctttaatttttgaAGTCTTTGCAGTTCCAAGGCCACCTACACCGTTCAATGCAACCAAATCATATTCTCAACTTTGTGTTCGTCTAACCCCAGCTGCAGCAGCCCTTGCCACCCAGGAATTAAATCTCAAATCAGCCATCTCAATGACTTTGGCATCCAAACTCCAGAAACTTCTCATGCTCTCTTCTCACCATCGGCTCCTTCTATCAAAGTTGGTTCACATTGCTCCAGATCTTGGCCTTCCCCCTAATTTCCGTTCTCGTCTTTGCAATGATCACCCTGAGAAATTTAAAACTGTGGATACCTCCTATGGCCGTGCACTAGAGCTTGTGTCTTGGGATCTGCACCTAGCAAAACCTTTACCCTCTCCCGAAGTTCATTCACGTGGGCTGATAGTAGACAGGcctttgaaatttaaacagtTGAGACTCCGAAAGGGACTAAATTTGAAGAGACGTCACCAGGATTTTCTGCTCAGGTTTGGTGAAATGCCAGATGTGTGCCCTTATAATACTCCTGTGGAGGCATTGGGTCAAGAGTCCATTGAAGCAGAGAAAAGAGGCTGTGGGGTGGTGAGAGAGGTGTTGGGGATGATGGTTGAAAAGAGAACTTTAATTGACCACTTGACACATTTCAGGAAGGAGTTTGGGCTGCCCAACAAATTAAGGGGAATGATTGTGAGGCACCCGGAATTATTCTATGTGAGTTTGAAAGGGGAGAGGCACTCTGTGTTTTTGGTGGAGGGGTTTGATGAGAAAGGTACCCTATTGGAGAAGGATGAGACTCTGGTAATAAAAGATAAGTTGATGGAGTTGGTTAGGGAAGGGAAGAGGATGAGACGAGAGAAGAGAAAGGCTTGGAAGAATAACTATGTCATTGATAATTCTAAtaatggtgatgacgatgattaTGAGGTTgataacaatgatgatgatCATGATGATGAATTGGATGATTTGTTCGAGTTTGAAGATTCAGATTTGGATGgtattgatgatgatgattatgatgAGAGCAACGAGTCATCAGGCCACTTGGCAAATGAGGCTTTTTGGACAGCAGATGCTGcttttcttgatgatgtggatggagcaaaTGTTGAACCATGGTAACAATACAAATGAATGTCAAAACAATGTACATAAATTATAGAAAACTAATTAAGGTCAGACTGTGAGACAGTATTTTTAGTCTTTACTTATGAGAAAAGCACTAGCATTGGGGGATGTAAACACCCCTCTCTCATCAGTTCTCTATCTCTCAACAAAATCAGAGGCTCTCTCTCAAACCAGTGCCCTCTCTTCCCCCAGCTGTCGATCTATTTATCATCTGTCTCTGTTGCTTCTATTCTCTCTGACCGGTGTTATGGGCTTCAGGTTACTGggggtttgtttgtgtttcgGGTTGCTGGTGGTGTTGTTTGAGTTTCGGGTTGAATCAGTTTGAGTTTCAGGTTGCTGTTGGTGTTTGTTTGAGTTTCGGTGTTAAATCGGTCTAAGTTTCAGTGTTGAATTGGTGTGAGTTTGGTGTTGAGTCGGTTGAGTTCGGTGTTGACTCGGTTTGAGTTTTGGAGTTGAATCGGTCTAAGTTCGGTGTTGAATCAGTTTGAATTTCGGTCTTGAATCGGTGGGTTGGTTGCCGGTTTAGGTGTAGGTTTTTTCTAGGTTTGGTGAGTGCTGTTGGTGAGCGATGGAGGGCCTTTTTCTGGGATTTGTTGTTTGTGGtggatggtgatggtgatggtgagtattttttttgtgatgGTGAGTGCAGTTGCTACACAAAGATTTCAGGAAGGGGCTGATGAAATAAGTGTCAACACCAACCATTTGACTTGCACGTGGAGGGTAAAGATGAAAGGAgaagatagtataaaaaaagaaggaggTAATGAGAGAAGGGGATCTAGAAACTAAGTGAAAAACACAATAGCTATCAAGAATTGtatttgtaatcaaacttgagagaaatatataagaactgatctcctcggactgtgccaatgacaattttctttagtttaaacTTGTTTATCTTCATTCTCTTGTCATCTGAATCCACTTTAGTGGTTATCTTATTCAttaaaacccagttttccaactcactctctacaaattcattgttttgcgttttttgggcctaagtccatccaCATTTTGGGCTAGGAACTCAAATCTTGTCTTTACACTTACAATAGTcaaagcttttttctttttttttcaactttatctcactttatttttttagctaACTAATTTTAATTCAATGACAACCCTTTAACCACATTCCTTAAAATTAGGCACTTCTATTTCTCTTTATTCCTTTTGAATGACAAGCTAGttgaaaaaatcaaacaaaaataaatgcatatcTTCCTCctgtttaatcttttttttttttttttaaaaaaactctcttttcctttttaaggAAGGAGTACTCTTTTCCTACAAGATAATTCTCTTAgtgtcatttctttttcttttcttttattaatcattttatttcttatatgaTTTTGATCATTGtatatgattttgatttatttttcaaggaaattgaaagaaaatgatttggaataataaacattttattaTAACTATTGTTGAGGACAAATTTTTCACGCCACATGACTTTATTTCATTGGCAACCTGCACCACGTCAACACAATTATGGATTTTGGGAAAGTCTCTTCTAAAGCCCAAAAGAGctcatatttacacaaaaatgTGTCAAAGCCCATAGTTCAAGCTCATAGCatatcatttcattttttggctcatgatccaagctcatgagtctcatCGGGGGAATTTTAAGAGTCATGGTTTGGAGGACCAAGAAGTATGTTTAGTAAAGTTTCagtggttcaaagttgataaagaaAAACATGCTGCTTGGCATGTCTTCCCCAATTCCCTGAACTCTGACGAGTCAATGTGCAATAGGTAACATTTGGTAAACCTCTCGtatcacataacacttaaaatgataaaactccccatactctttacataaaaattaatgtccaTCATATAATAtgagttttaaaatataattatatcatctcatatcaattatattattattttcatataaatcaattcAAAGTATATGGCTAAATATACATTAGTAtctcatatctagcattaaatgcactccttactctccaagatttggttaaaatacaaaaagaccaTATTTTTATCTCTAAGACTTTATCAAACATTAACCAACTAgtctattacttaccaaaattatatatggactaaatatataatttttcaagagAGGAAACTTAGCCGAAAATACCAATAACAGCTCCAGCAGAAGCTATGGAAGCTCCATCAGGTTGACACATGTCCTAAAATGATGTCATTTGCCCATTAATGCCCAATCCCAGCAGTTGACTATCAGAAACAAGAGGATCCCATAAAGATTATCTTGCCATTTTTAGCCAAACCATGACTttaatgctaaatattttttcCTCCAACCAAGATGTCATTTGGATGACATCTTTCAGCTATAACAGCTGTGATTGATAGCTGTTACAGCTATAACATCAACCTTAAAGTCCCTAGCTTCCTTCTTTtagctaaaaaacaaaaatccctCTAATGAAACCACCTACTTTGTCAAGGACCTTTCCTTATTTGCTATTTTTCCCTTCAACTAAGTTCTGATCTAGTTACATACTTGGCTTtatataaagaggaccaagcTACACACTAAAAGGGGTGATGGATACCTCTCTCACCCCTTATTCTGAAACCTCACTCATTTTACTGCCACATACACATTTTTATACTCCCCCATCTCTCTTACAAAATCACTCTTCATAAataacaacacaacacacatatTACAACACACCATTATCCATTACCCATCTTTCCCACACTCCATTATTCTgaaacttcatcatttttgctgcccaaaaacacatctccatctcattctttatttctcatacaAAATCTCCCTTCTTAGAAAACAACATAACCCATAACACAAATAGTCTCATGTATTTACTATATTCAACCATCATATCAAAATACTCTTCCATCAATATATGGAAGGCATTTGTGTATTTACTATACACAAATGCCttccatatattttacaaacacaTTCCTCACAAAATACCCATACACACCTCTCATATATCTTTAAACTCCATATCTCACAAAGTATACATATACAAGATCCATGTCCAACAAAGTATCTACATATAATTTCtatacatattacaaacaccatatctcacaatatatatatatatatatatatatatttctcaccATCTCTACACATctcaaaacatatcaaaatactcttccaagaACACATTACAAAAGTCCTTTCTCATGGAAGTCATATGGACATCAATACTAAGGCCTTTCTCTTAAAAGGCATAAAGACTTCATATTAAAATCATTCTCATTGAAGACATACATTGCTAATACTTAAAGCTATTCTTATGAAAGGCACGAACTCACTCATGtttgactaaaaactaaaagggtattacatggggaaaatcatttaagtgcatgattaaGGGGACAAACTTAACCAACTGATGCACACGGCTGGGCatgctctctctccctccagttgcacccatttttctctttcaaacATGAAGTCACCATGAAAGGATTCACTTCACCATGCTGCTGAAATGTTAAGCCCATTGGTGTTGTACGGCTAGAGTTGTAAATAGGAAGGTTGCTGAAATACTAAGTCCATTGATGCTACAGCTGAAGTTGCAAAATATGAAGATAAgtcattatattttatcttcaaatttatattattaaatatattttattcattgtcATTTTACCACCGGATGCAAGctattttaatatcatctcGCTATTTAATGAACATGATCTCACTAATACTTCATTAGTGaatatacatattaataaatcgaTCTACCACCGctgtacatatattatttggacacgGACCATTGCTAGACATACCTTATTATGTTAAACATGAACCACGAACCATAGTTGGATATGGACTATTGGACTCATCCCATTATTGGACATTTGatacctaattaattattttctaatatcggacatcacttaatatacataaaaataacgTATCAACTCACTATTTAATCAAAGCTATCATACTAAGcatattatttacttatttcaaccattatcatgattctaagactttggatttcatctattttgtaggcttaaaaatacaCCGAAAGCCATTAGTCCATGCAGCCCAATGTTGAGTTCCGGGTTGAACTCCCTAAAACAAATCTGGGCTTAACAAACTCATGCTTCCAGCAGGAGACACGTGACTACGCGCAAAAACCACCTCCGATAACTATTTTTAGGGTTATTGAAGAAATTGCAATTGTTGTATATCTGGTTTTATTTAGGCAAAAATAAGGAACTAAGGACCAAATGGGATCGAAGTGAGACAAAGAAAAAGGCACAAGAGATGGCACTGCTTTCTTACCTtatctgcttttttttttttttttcctttcatctcTCCTCAAAAGTTATTGTTTGTTGTATATGAGTGAGGTAAATGTgtgaataggtttttttttttttttttttttttttttcatcttcttcggCATTCTCTTTGTAATTTTGTACCTATGAACTACAAAATTTCaggtaaaaaatgtaattatttactttattttattgcaaTTGGTTTGTCCATGATGATAGGTTCTAAAATGGAAGAACATGAAAATAGGAGAGATAAAGAAGGATGaaattcctataaaaaaaacaagGCCATGAGTCAAAGTAAGACATCACAGTGTCATTCACACCTAATACCCTCGTTGATATATTCTATGGAATTGTTAGTAGATGTAGACATGATTTTGGTTCACATTTTTAAACTATATCGTGTTTGGATTTTAAAGGGATTACTAGATGGAATGACACATTGTGATATAAGAGATGACACtgtttttttacccttttttttgtgtattatCCCTTTCAATTCTCCTAAAAGTTATTGTTTGTTGTATATGAGTGAGGTACACGtgtgaatagttttttttttttttttttcattttctttagcattctttttgtaattttgtaccTGTGAACTACAGAATTTCGGGAAAAGATGtaattatttactttattttattgcaaTTGGTTTGTCCATGATGATAGGTTCTAAAATGGAAGAACATGAAAATAGGAGAGataaaggaagatgaaattCCTATGAAAAACAAGGTCATGAGTTAAAGTAGGACATTACATTGTCATTCATTCCTAATTTATTCTATGGAATTGTTAGTAGATGTAGAAATAATTTTGGTTCACATTTTTAAACTCtattgtgtttggattttaatgGGATTACTAAATGGAATGACACATTGTgtgatataatttttcttttttgaaaattcgaaaataatgTATAAGGAGTAACATTAGAAATAGATTaagtattataatttttcctttgCATGATAATGTAAATTATCAATGTAGTTTTTGAATACTTAGAAGAAAATGTTAACATGAGTACAAAATGTTACGTGACTATTAGGATTTatttaaatccaatggtttaaatAAGTCAACAAGTAATATTAATTGATATTGGACCGAAACTAATATTGTTATAATGCTGAAAActcatcaaaatcaagttaaattgtttggagttctttttttttttttttttttttttggtgtggtaAAACACGGGGCTAAATATATTAATCAAAAGTAGTTGATGCCCAAATAAGATGAATTACAGCATTAGAGTCATAATCAAGGGCCTCCATAACGACAAAAGGAGGAGTTGCATAAGAAACAAAAGGTTTAGTTTGGCAGCGGCCAAGATTTGCAAGCAAGCAGCTCTATTGGTTTCCTTGAAGCAGTGTTGCATGCAATACTCCTGAAAAGCTTGGAGCATGTTCCTGTAGTCACTCACGATAGGCTGGGTTAGCGGATTAGTATAGCTTGGCTTTGAGAAAAGATTAATGACTTCAAAGGCATCAACATTTATAATAAGTTTGTCAATGTTAAGACTTTTTGCCGTAGCAATTCCATCACTTAAGGGCCATAACTCAACAAGAAGGATGCTTGAGGAGCCAATGAGTCTAGAGAAACTGCGGACCCAAGAACCATTTGAGTCTTTTAGAAGCCCACAACCACCAGCATGACCTGAATATGGAAGAACTGATGCATCCATGTTTAATTTATACCACCCCAGATTTGACTTTGACCAATTAACAGAGCGCTGGGTTTTTTGAGGATGAGAGCTCGATCCTCGAAAGAGGAAGTGGAATTCAGCAAATTTTGCTATACAAGTTTTGATAGTATCTGAATTTTGCTACTTTCCATGAAAGGCCACAGAATTTCTGTTCAGCCAGAGAGTCCATAACccgaaaaagaaaagagttttcCAAGGAATACCAAGATGCTTTGATGAGAAACCACAAGTACTATTAAAATGCAGCCAATCCAAGAGAGGCATACCAAATGATTGGATGGCTTTAGAGGGCAATCCAAGCTAGTTCCAGAAGCTAACCGAGCTCTGACATTCTCTTAAAAGATGTACAACAAATTCGGGGTGATTGTTGCATAGAGGGCAAGATTGGTTGATGGTAATACCCCTTGAACCTAGCACTTCTCTAACCGAGATGTTGTTGTAAGAACACAACCAAAggaaaatgataattttttcgGGAGCATTAAATTTCCAAATCCAGCTAGTAGCATaagtgggggtggggggagggggggtgtGTTCAAAACATTTAACCATTTAGCCAAAATATAAGCCGAATTGAGGGATAAATTTTCATCCTTAGAAAGGGCCAAGTGtaaacactcaattttgcacccatgatttaatcaaggaaaatGACTGgaatgaccatccatgtaccccaaaaaaatcatgattgcattacatgtattaattcattcattgcatatcataaaaatgatcttgagattctaatggtCACGGCAGTATGCCCGGTTTCCAAATCGGACCATCAGAtcgaaagatatcacatgatcaagtttgcacggtcagtatgcattgtgtctaggtagagtCGACCACGAacgattaatttaaattaattctaattggttaagcaattaaaattaattaaataattttgtgattggttgataattagtgtttaaaataggattgCTTGCAAAGGAATAAATGGgataattggataacaataaaattgtggataatttgAACCTTATCAAGAGTTATTTTagagtatttatctacaagataattgttaCTGAAAATACCTGAATTATTcagaaaatagataaaaatcTTAGGATACAGATTGAAAACACGTCTAGGTGCAAGGACCTGCTCAAGAAAACTTAAAAAGTGAGTCCAAAACGCACTCGAACACGAAAGTATATTTGATGTCCAAGAGTAccattcggcacttttggagtgccgaacgGCACTTTTAAAGTGCCAAATTGCACTCTTTTGGGCTTCGGCCCAACTCTCTTTGGGTGTCGATAAGGCGCATCCTTTTCGACTTTTTCGCAGAAAGACGTGTCCCGATTCGTATTCTACCCATcgttgcttattttttaagcattccaatctctataaatagagaccaGATCTCAAAACTGAAGCACATTTTTTTACGCTCTAGGAAAGACACCTTTTCACACTCTCATATTTCTGATCTCCCTCTCTGGTATTCTCTCTTAAACTAGGGTTTTTATGTTTCAAAgataattacataaatttatttgaaccctaaaacatatCTCAAGAAGAAGAGCGCTCCATGCAAGAGGTTATCTCTTAACCCTTTTTTCCTTATGCATCTCTTTTGTGATGATGCATCTatgttttttttagtttagttgtTTCGAATATCCATAACTTGAATtgttaattattgttttattaaaagCGTGTTCTTGAAtcctttataatttttatgatcTCTTTCTTAGTTTCCAAGATCTGCATGtaatcaattaattttcttcaaataaaatcAGATCtatatcttccttagatgtagatctgaatttttcaaaataaaaatggatttgcatttttattagatgtagatctgaattttccttcaaaataaaaaatggatctgcatcttcattagatgtagatctgaatttttcttaaaacaaaaacgAATTTGCgtcttcattagatgtagatctgaattttcctacaaaataaaaaaatggatctacatcttcattagatgtagatctaaatttttcttaaaacaaaaacgaatttgcatcttcattagatgcagatctgaatttttcttcaaataaaaactgatttgtatcttccttacatatagaactaattttttttttttttaacatagcaaattttgaaataaagaaaaagatcatgaatggttgtgtttgttgtatttgttttatttaatccGTGTAGCATAAATTTGTTTCTTGAATGAAATCctcttcataaaataaaaaataaaaatagaaaaactttTTCATATATTCTTTACAcatataaaaacagatctgattttttttttttataaaatcaaaaaccatttttcttaagttcttaaaaacagatctgatctTTTATGAatcaaaaccatttttttagatctcaaaaacagatctgaatttttaacaaagaagaagatacattcataaataaattagtGTGATTTAGTTTATTTCACATGTGCTGTaatgacccaaggaaaagcgctagcctgCGCTAACTATatctgcgctataccttaacagaactagtcacaattaaggttctgcgctatacctcaacagaactagtcacaattaaggttctttgtaatttttaataaggCCCAGATCTATTCAGTAAATACTCAATGTgtgactcatcacacacccacacacatcacacaatcaatcataTTGGGGCATCACATGTGCAACATATCATTCACGTCATGCATAAAGGGGTACATaggtcacaagagtctagaaaACCAGACT
It encodes the following:
- the LOC126733391 gene encoding protein WHAT'S THIS FACTOR 1, chloroplastic; translation: MSLSLPFTSQGDWPISFLSSSFLPRNPSWLRCNINQNYQNSKKSRNLSISISCSSIKIVRSPSLDRNVVKQNKIRFVQKLKTLLLSKPKHFLPLHVLSKCRSYLSLSKPRSILSMIHRYPLIFEVFAVPRPPTPFNATKSYSQLCVRLTPAAAALATQELNLKSAISMTLASKLQKLLMLSSHHRLLLSKLVHIAPDLGLPPNFRSRLCNDHPEKFKTVDTSYGRALELVSWDLHLAKPLPSPEVHSRGLIVDRPLKFKQLRLRKGLNLKRRHQDFLLRFGEMPDVCPYNTPVEALGQESIEAEKRGCGVVREVLGMMVEKRTLIDHLTHFRKEFGLPNKLRGMIVRHPELFYVSLKGERHSVFLVEGFDEKGTLLEKDETLVIKDKLMELVREGKRMRREKRKAWKNNYVIDNSNNGDDDDYEVDNNDDDHDDELDDLFEFEDSDLDGIDDDDYDESNESSGHLANEAFWTADAAFLDDVDGANVEPW